CTTCCTCCttcctgttacatacttttcaacgaatctagtatacccttttactctacgagtaacgggtataaaaattcGGGCTTACCGTACACACATCGAAAAGCGGTACTTTTTCCAAGTGTTCTCTACGGAATACCATTTACCTGTCTATTGGTAATCGATTGATTGCAGTGGGCCCTCATGTTTTTACTAACAGATACCCTAACATACGTTGATTATTTTCTGATATACCacataattctttttttttgtgaggGGCATGGATATTTATTTTAAGCGCAACAATGTTTTTAAATTAGGCTAGTACTAATAAGTAACCATTAAAACGCATGATGTTTATCAAGTCTACATTTGTATTTAAATGCATGGAATAAAAAATAGGCATCTGGCAGAGTCCTGAAAATCCTGTCTCGCTCAAACTCGCCTCCCTCTGCAACATTAGACAGGTCCGCCTATCTAGGGCGAACGCGAATCGTGGCGATGGTAATGTCCGTAGCGCGGCGATGAACGAGAGTGGGAGCGCGATTGCGAGCGGTTGCGCCGAGGATTGCGCGAAACCGACATAGAGCGGAAGCGAGAGTGGGAGGACCGCGACCCGGATTCCGAGCCGGTCGCAGAGCGGGACGGCGATCGCGAGCGTGACGACGAGCGGGACAACGTACGCTGGCTCTGGCGCCGGTTGACTGGCGAGTAACGGCGGTATTGACGCCACGGCGCCTTTAGCATGTTCTCCTGGAAGGCGGACACCCTGATCAGCTTGCCATCGATCTGCCCGCCGTTCATGTGCTTGATGGCACAGGCGCAGTCCTCTGGACGTGAGTACTCCACAAAGGCGTATCCGCGTCCCTGGCGCCCTTGGAAACGGTCCATTGGAAAGTCGACTGCCGTCAGGGCTCCGAAGTGACCAAATATCTCGGTGATGTGCGCCTTGGTCACCTGACGCGTCAATCCCTTAATGTGCAGGCGCACATTGCGCACGGGTTGGCGAAATTTGAAGGCGTCCTTTCCGTTTCTGGAAGTCACTTTTCTGACCTCACCCACGGCTCTGTAGCCCCGTCCAtttgcttctgctcctcctccaTCCCCTTCACCGCGCCGGTGGTTCCCCTGGCTGCTGCAATCCCGCCCATTTTGGTTTAGACCGCTTTGTTTTTGGTGACTAGGTTCTGCACCAGTGGACGGTGAAGAACCGCGACGTGGTAGATCGTTGATTGACGACCTGCCCTTGGGGCCTGAGCTGCCTGAGCGGTTCTGCTGAGGACTCTTGTTGTGATCTTTGGCTGCCGAGGGCCTGGCACTGGAGTGCAGCTGGGTGAAATTCGAGCTGGAACTGGTATGGTTCCCGTGGCTTGAACTGGCGCTTGCGTTAGACCTGACCACCGCTTTCGAAGAGGTGCTTGCCACTGAAGTCTTGGGGGCTTGGTAACCCGCCTTGCTGCCCACGTGATGGGCGACAACTGCCTTTGCGGATTGGCCGGTGCTGCTGTCCCCCTTATTTTTTGTGCTGGAGTTGCTAGCGCCGCCACTTGAGTGGCTTTCGGCCATGCCAGTGGCGTTGGCAATCGTCTTGGTAATGGTTATAGTGCTAGACTGTATGATGGCTTGGTTGGTGCCGCTAGAACTGCTGGCGGCCGAGGCGATGTTCTGCGAGGTGGAGCTGCGTATACGAGACTTGCGGTCCAATACTACGCTGCTTGGCTCCCTCATCGGAGTTGGCATGGCGATCGGAGCAGGAATTGGAACCGAGACAGGGGCCGGAACGGGTTGCGGGTGGGGATTGTTATGGGAGTTGGAATGGCTATGCAGATGGGAATGCGATTGCGAACGGGAATGGGAATGCGGTTGTGACTCCGAAACAGACAGGATAGCCGGAATGGGTGCCGGCACGGGCTGCGGAATGGGTGCCGGTATCTGAATGACCCCAGCGGCTGAAGCAGGAGATATTTTTTCGACAACCTCTTCCTTAACCGTGATAGCTCCCTTGGCGGCGGATATGCCACGACGATTCTTTTTACCCAAACGCTTGGAGAAGCGACCGTGATTCGAGTGATGGCAACGGGTGACATGACGACGACGGTGCGAATGACGAGGATTTTGGTGGCGCCTATGGCGACGATGGTGTCGGTAATGGCAACACGAGTGCTTGGCGCGCTCAAGCTTTTTGACGGATCCTTCTGGCTCTGGCCCGCTGTCGCTCGACGAgtagctgctgctgatggAGCTCAAGAAGCTTGTGCAGCTGGACGATCCAGAGGTGCTGTAGCTCGAGTCCGAGTAGCTGGAGTCGCTGCAGTCTGCTTCGGTGCTCTCCGAAGTTTTCGAATGATTTGGTGAGATGTTCCTCATCCGGGAGGAGATGCCTCTGGCTGGCTCTTTGCGGTCCCTGCGGTCTCTGCGGTCCCTGCGGTCTCTGCGGTCTCTGCGGTCTCTGCGGCCTCTGCGATCCATGCGCTCCATGCGTTCCCTGCGATCTTTCTTGTGTGAATGCATCTCCTTGCGTTCGCGCTTAGTGGCTGGCTCTCCATCGTCACTTGTCTTCGTCCCTGATACTTTGGTCATTTTCACAAGCTTTCACTTTCACTGCGAAAAAATGTGATGGCCTTCGAAACTTTTTTGATTTGATGCTCCGTTACTAACACGTTGGGGATGGATGccttataaaaattaaatggcGTGAAAAAACTTGGTCTGACAACtgtcataaaaataaatggtGACCAAGCAAAGGCGACTCAATGAGAGGTAAAACCCTTTTTGCTTCGGGGTTGCCACCTAAGGTCACCTCAGTAACGAATTCTCAAGCAATTTAACACTAGACGACAGTAAGGATATACTTTTGAGATGTATGACGGCGTAATTTTCTGGAGCTGATTCCACACTACTCTCtataatttaaagtttttaaatattcaattcTAAGGACTGTTAAACGTCTTTGTCCAACACTTCGAAATCAGGGCTGTAACACTATCGTAATTCAGTAAGGCATTCCTATAACCTGtcaacataatttaaataacaaagaGAAGAACGGGAAGGTAGCTTCGGTAATCCTATATCCGTCTGCCTGTCCATATAGACGTCGGCCTCACAGGAATATAAAAAGATAGGAAGTTGAATGAAAGTGTGCAGATTCGCAGCACGTGTTACCTTAGACCACATGTTACGAACTGCGTTCTTTTCCTAGTGGCAGTGCCGCTAGCTCAGGCTTTTCTCAGGGCAGAGTTTCCCTCGTGCCCCACAGCTCGCACCATAAGCATCGATAAC
The Drosophila mauritiana strain mau12 chromosome X, ASM438214v1, whole genome shotgun sequence DNA segment above includes these coding regions:
- the LOC117147783 gene encoding serine/arginine repetitive matrix protein 2, producing MTKVSGTKTSDDGEPATKRERKEMHSHKKDRRERMERMDRRGRRDRRDRRDRRDRRDRRDRKEPARGISSRMRNISPNHSKTSESTEADCSDSSYSDSSYSTSGSSSCTSFLSSISSSYSSSDSGPEPEGSVKKLERAKHSCCHYRHHRRHRRHQNPRHSHRRRHVTRCHHSNHGRFSKRLGKKNRRGISAAKGAITVKEEVVEKISPASAAGVIQIPAPIPQPVPAPIPAILSVSESQPHSHSRSQSHSHLHSHSNSHNNPHPQPVPAPVSVPIPAPIAMPTPMREPSSVVLDRKSRIRSSTSQNIASAASSSSGTNQAIIQSSTITITKTIANATGMAESHSSGGASNSSTKNKGDSSTGQSAKAVVAHHVGSKAGYQAPKTSVASTSSKAVVRSNASASSSHGNHTSSSSNFTQLHSSARPSAAKDHNKSPQQNRSGSSGPKGRSSINDLPRRGSSPSTGAEPSHQKQSGLNQNGRDCSSQGNHRRGEGDGGGAEANGRGYRAVGEVRKVTSRNGKDAFKFRQPVRNVRLHIKGLTRQVTKAHITEIFGHFGALTAVDFPMDRFQGRQGRGYAFVEYSRPEDCACAIKHMNGGQIDGKLIRVSAFQENMLKAPWRQYRRYSPVNRRQSQRTLSRSSSRSRSPSRSATGSESGSRSSHSRFRSMSVSRNPRRNRSQSRSHSRSSPRYGHYHRHDSRSP